The Methylocaldum marinum genome includes the window GCGCAAGCGGTCTCCAAGCCGGATACCGGCGAAATCAGCGCCTTCTACAAATCCCATCCGCAACTTTTCGAAAGGCGCAAGATTTACCAATTCAACCAGATATCCATTCCCGTAACGCAGGAAAGCCGCGAGCTCATCGAATCTCGCCTGAAGCAGAACTTGCGATTCGATGCGTTATCCAGATGGCTGCAGGAACAAAACCTTCCCCATACCTTACAACGGGTGGTCCGCGCCGCCGAGCACCTCCCCCTGGAGAAACTCGAAGAATTCGATCGCTTGAAAAAAGGAGAAGCCACATCGTTCAAGGCAGGAAGCGACTTTCTCGTACTGCAGTTATCGACTGTTAAAGAAGCGCCTCTCGATCAGGAGGACGCTGCTCCTCTGATCGAATCTTTCCTTATCAACCAGCGGCGGATCGCACTGATAGATCGTGAGTTGAAGCGGCTTCGCGAGACGGCAACCGTAGAGTATTTCGGCGGTACCGAGGAGCCCAACGACGCCGATTCGCCGCCCCGACACAGTGCCGAACTCATACCGAACAACGTGGGAGCATTCAATACCCAATAATGGATCGAGAATAAGCTGAATAAGACCGCAGCCGGCTGACTGATATCGGATCTCACACGATCAAGACCATAACGTTCTTTTTTAAAACTCATTGCATCTGGGGTATATATGAACTTGCAACGTCTCGGAAACATTTCTCACAGAATGGCTTTTTGCCTACTGATCGCCTGGTTTAAAGGAGCATATGCGGAGGATATCAGTGATTATTCTTCGACTTTCGGCATGTCTTACGGGGACAAGAAAAGCGGGCATGTTATCGACAGCGTTAACATTAACCTATCGCCTGCCGGTAAAAGAATATTTGCGGAAGGCTCTTTCTCCGAGATGACCAGAGGCCACTATAGCCTGGTGAAATTTGTCGACATTCATTCTCCGAGCCTCGCCGTCGGCTCAGTGGCTCATCAAGCTCCGAACAACCCGGGCGAAAAACAGCCGGCTATGGCTGTCCGCGAAACCCGGGCCGCTTCACCGGAAGCCGAGAGTAAAGACGGTCACGCCAAACAGCAGAAGGAGCACTCGTATCCCGGTTACGTTGCCTCCTCGTCCGACACGGACACCTGGCTCATGATACTGGTCGGGATTACCTTGATTGGACTGCAGGTCATGCGCAGTGCCAAGAAGTCGGAACCCATTTATTCATCACTGAATTAACCTAACCGCAAAATACCGCCCCCATAGGTGATCTCGGGAGAAAAGGCTTGCAGGCAATCGAACGCCCATCGGTTCTATTAGTTAAAAGTCTTCTTAATCCAATCGTGATCGTCGCGTGTTTTGTCCTGACGGTCCACTTTTATGGATTAAAGATTGAAAAGCATTACTTCTTGCTTTTGGTAATTACCTTTTTGATCGCTTCGCTGATTTTTGACGAAATAGATCTGGCGCCGGATTTCAAATCGAGTTTCCTGCGTTTATCCGGCAGCATTTTCTCCCGCTGGATCTTTTTGTTCGGTTTCCTGGCGATATTGGGATTCGCGGCCAAGATGTCCGACGATTTCTCGAGGAAGCTGGTGCTCACCTGGTTCCTGGTCACGCCGGTGGTGCTCGTGACGTTCCAGTTATTGGCCCGGCGCTTGCTGAAGTCGGTGGTATCGCAAGAAAACTCCCAGCGCAGAGCGATCATTGTCGGCGTGAACGAACTCGGCCTGAAACTGGCCGAACAGTTCGAGTCCACGCCTTATCTGGGAATCAGCTTTGCCGGCTTTTTCGACGATAGAAGCCTTCAGCGGCTGGGCGTAAGCGATATCAAGCTGCTGGGAAAGATGGATAACGTCGCGGAGTTCGTCCGGGCCAATTCCGTACATCTCATATACATCGCGTTGCCGATGATGGCTCAGCCGCGGATTTTCGGTCTTCTGGACAAACTGCGAGATACCACGGCTTCGATTTACTTCGTTCCCGATATTTTCGTGTTCGACCTGATCCAAGCGCGATTCGGGACCATCAACGGCATTCCGGTCGTGGCCGTGTGCGAATCACCGTTCCACGGCATCAACCGCGTTACCAAGCGCTTAATGGACATCGCGCTCTCGTCGCTCATTCTGATTCTGATCTCGCCGCTGATGTTGGTAATAGCGATCGGCGTCAAACTGAGTTCACCCGGTCCCGTCATCTTCAAGCAGCGTCGCTACGGGCTCGATGGCGAAGAAATCAAGGTTTACAAGTTCCGAACCATGACCGTCCTGGAAGACGGCGGTAACGTTCGCCAAGCCAGCAAGGACGATAAGCGCATTACCCGCTTCGGCGGATTTCTTCGCAGGACGTCCCTGGATGAATTGCCGCAGTTCATCAACGTGTTACAGGGCCGCATGAGCATTGTCGGACCGCGTCCCCATGCCGTGGCTCATAACGAACTGTACCGAACCCAGATCAAAGGCTATATGATCCGCCACAAGGTGAAGCCCGGTATTACCGGTTGGGCGCAAGTCAACGGTCTTCGGGGCGAAACCGACACGCTGCAGAAGATGAAAGCCCGAATCGACTTCGATCTCGACTATTTGCGGAAC containing:
- a CDS encoding EpsD family peptidyl-prolyl cis-trans isomerase; its protein translation is MDRKIWLRSLPLGAHAVLAMLSGCDGQFTSDTTARIVARVNGDDISVGQLHALLARSAPDSDNHVDVSRKKNIDNLINQQLLSQQAIEKQLDRDPQVSLATAMAERQVLAQAYLDHIAQAVSKPDTGEISAFYKSHPQLFERRKIYQFNQISIPVTQESRELIESRLKQNLRFDALSRWLQEQNLPHTLQRVVRAAEHLPLEKLEEFDRLKKGEATSFKAGSDFLVLQLSTVKEAPLDQEDAAPLIESFLINQRRIALIDRELKRLRETATVEYFGGTEEPNDADSPPRHSAELIPNNVGAFNTQ
- a CDS encoding undecaprenyl-phosphate glucose phosphotransferase; the protein is MQAIERPSVLLVKSLLNPIVIVACFVLTVHFYGLKIEKHYFLLLVITFLIASLIFDEIDLAPDFKSSFLRLSGSIFSRWIFLFGFLAILGFAAKMSDDFSRKLVLTWFLVTPVVLVTFQLLARRLLKSVVSQENSQRRAIIVGVNELGLKLAEQFESTPYLGISFAGFFDDRSLQRLGVSDIKLLGKMDNVAEFVRANSVHLIYIALPMMAQPRIFGLLDKLRDTTASIYFVPDIFVFDLIQARFGTINGIPVVAVCESPFHGINRVTKRLMDIALSSLILILISPLMLVIAIGVKLSSPGPVIFKQRRYGLDGEEIKVYKFRTMTVLEDGGNVRQASKDDKRITRFGGFLRRTSLDELPQFINVLQGRMSIVGPRPHAVAHNELYRTQIKGYMIRHKVKPGITGWAQVNGLRGETDTLQKMKARIDFDLDYLRNWSPSLDLWIILRTAGVFLKQDTAY